The following are from one region of the Paenibacillus sp. JZ16 genome:
- a CDS encoding FecCD family ABC transporter permease: MRFKKSLPAVILVMAPAVCFLLIAASILYGAKNITMDTVWDSIFAFDSESIDHQIIVSSRLPRVVGAMLIGAFLAVSGALMQGMTRNYLASPSIMGVSDGSVFAVTLFMVFIPNASSNMYIVSSLIGSAIGAAVVFGLAWLIPGGLSPVRLAILGTVIGTFLSGTAEALAAYFQISQNISFWYNARLHAMDPELIKLSIPFAIVGLCLAVVLSKSITLLSLGDETAKGLGVNTWLIKALAMVAVVILTGVSVALAGKVAFVGLIIPHIARFLSGSDYRWIIPVSGVLGGMFLALCDILARFVNYPFETPVGVITSLIGVPFFLYLIKTRGGTQRA, translated from the coding sequence ATGAGGTTCAAAAAATCACTGCCGGCTGTCATCCTTGTGATGGCCCCGGCAGTCTGTTTCTTGCTCATAGCGGCCTCCATCCTGTATGGAGCCAAAAATATTACGATGGATACCGTTTGGGATTCCATCTTTGCTTTTGATTCGGAGAGCATCGATCATCAGATTATTGTGAGCTCCAGATTGCCGAGAGTTGTCGGTGCCATGCTTATCGGCGCTTTTCTCGCGGTATCAGGCGCTTTAATGCAAGGAATGACAAGGAACTATTTGGCGTCCCCATCCATCATGGGAGTATCAGATGGTTCGGTGTTCGCGGTAACACTGTTCATGGTATTTATCCCGAACGCCAGCTCCAATATGTATATCGTCAGCTCGTTGATCGGCTCAGCCATCGGAGCGGCCGTCGTGTTCGGCTTGGCATGGCTTATTCCTGGCGGGCTCAGCCCGGTTCGACTGGCTATACTCGGAACCGTAATCGGGACGTTTCTTAGCGGTACTGCAGAGGCTTTGGCGGCCTATTTTCAGATATCGCAAAATATCAGCTTCTGGTACAATGCCCGGCTGCATGCCATGGACCCGGAACTGATTAAACTGAGCATTCCGTTTGCAATCGTTGGTTTGTGTCTTGCCGTTGTATTATCCAAATCGATCACGCTGCTGTCGCTCGGGGACGAGACGGCCAAAGGGCTCGGTGTGAATACATGGCTGATTAAGGCCCTTGCGATGGTGGCTGTTGTGATTCTGACGGGCGTATCTGTAGCCCTGGCGGGTAAGGTTGCCTTTGTAGGTTTGATTATTCCTCATATTGCCCGTTTCCTGTCCGGCTCGGATTATCGATGGATCATACCGGTGTCAGGCGTGCTTGGCGGCATGTTTCTTGCATTATGCGATATTCTCGCACGGTTTGTAAATTACCCGTTTGAGACGCCGGTGGGCGTTATAACTTCGTTGATCGGGGTTCCTTTCTTCCTCTACTTGATCAAGACGAGGGGAGGGACTCAGCGTGCGTAA
- a CDS encoding PAS domain-containing protein gives MPYDTMITSWNNAVHSLNKGLMIITPDGIIDKINDPLITMAGRYGVSPEFGWQGASFFNLASKSLSLASFGHFFRELDLPSVRDVMLGKQSDYSFEYAVQWNGQENWVLCEVLPLLINKDSRIHGAMISFTDITKFKRKELLLEQALAHSFPLPGHIPICAVCKYVHHAEEWEPVESYLESRLPIEFTHDICPDCIRRLYPKYSSILDDPEILD, from the coding sequence TTGCCCTACGATACCATGATCACATCCTGGAATAATGCGGTTCATTCCTTGAACAAAGGATTGATGATCATTACGCCGGATGGCATCATAGACAAAATTAACGATCCACTCATTACCATGGCCGGAAGATATGGTGTTTCCCCTGAGTTTGGATGGCAGGGGGCATCTTTTTTTAATCTCGCTTCCAAGTCCCTGAGTCTGGCTTCATTTGGTCACTTTTTCCGTGAGTTGGATTTGCCCTCCGTAAGAGATGTTATGTTGGGGAAGCAATCTGATTATTCCTTTGAATATGCCGTACAATGGAACGGCCAAGAGAATTGGGTTTTATGTGAGGTACTGCCGCTGCTTATCAACAAGGACAGCCGTATTCACGGAGCTATGATATCATTTACGGATATTACGAAGTTCAAACGCAAGGAGCTGCTGCTGGAACAAGCGCTGGCTCACAGCTTTCCCCTTCCCGGGCATATTCCCATCTGCGCCGTATGCAAATACGTTCACCACGCGGAAGAGTGGGAGCCTGTGGAGAGCTATTTGGAGAGCCGCCTCCCCATTGAATTTACCCACGATATCTGTCCGGATTGCATTCGCAGATTATACCCAAAGTACTCTTCCATCCTTGATGATCCGGAAATACTTGATTAA
- a CDS encoding FecCD family ABC transporter permease, translated as MVLTGGILVVLTAVYFSLTNGTFDMSIKEVFQTLLRMNPNSDFDLVVFEFRLPRIVLGALVGFALGMAGAVIQGVTRNGLADPGILGINAGAGMAVVLFMFLLQGQITMTGWFGVMMMPMFGIAGGLAATTAIFMFARENGKLDPQRLILVGIAIASGFGAITMFLSLKMNPSDYEMAVSWLAGSLHSANWKFVVTMLPWLIMLPPVIWLRSQVLDLFQLGEESVKSVGVTVEREKNVLLLCSIGLVSASVAVSGSIGFVGLIAPHLARQLVGLQHRHIIPISGIAGMAIVVIGDFIGRTIFAPAELAAGIVVSVIGVPYFIYLLIRMRK; from the coding sequence ATGGTTCTGACTGGAGGAATCTTGGTTGTATTGACTGCCGTATATTTCAGTCTGACCAACGGGACGTTTGATATGTCCATCAAGGAAGTATTTCAAACTTTGCTCCGCATGAATCCCAATTCGGATTTCGATCTCGTTGTGTTCGAGTTCAGGCTGCCTCGTATTGTGCTTGGCGCTCTCGTCGGCTTTGCGCTGGGTATGGCCGGTGCAGTTATCCAGGGGGTTACCCGCAACGGTCTTGCGGATCCGGGCATTCTCGGCATCAATGCAGGCGCAGGCATGGCGGTTGTGTTGTTTATGTTCCTGCTGCAAGGGCAGATCACGATGACCGGCTGGTTCGGGGTTATGATGATGCCGATGTTCGGTATCGCTGGCGGTTTGGCGGCAACTACGGCCATATTTATGTTCGCCAGAGAAAACGGAAAGCTGGATCCGCAGCGGCTAATTCTTGTGGGGATTGCGATTGCATCTGGTTTTGGTGCTATTACGATGTTCCTCTCGCTGAAAATGAATCCATCGGATTATGAGATGGCTGTATCTTGGCTGGCCGGCAGCCTTCACAGCGCTAACTGGAAGTTCGTGGTCACGATGCTTCCTTGGCTCATCATGCTGCCGCCTGTCATTTGGCTCCGCTCTCAAGTGCTCGATTTGTTCCAGCTGGGCGAGGAAAGCGTGAAGAGTGTCGGGGTAACCGTTGAACGCGAGAAAAATGTATTGCTTCTATGCAGCATCGGTTTGGTCAGCGCGAGCGTTGCCGTATCCGGCAGCATCGGGTTTGTCGGTCTGATCGCTCCGCATCTGGCGAGGCAGCTGGTTGGACTGCAGCACAGGCATATCATCCCGATCAGCGGTATAGCAGGCATGGCGATTGTGGTCATAGGCGATTTCATCGGTAGAACGATATTCGCTCCGGCCGAGCTGGCTGCAGGCATTGTGGTGTCCGTGATTGGGGTTCCATATTTTATCTATCTATTAATTCGTATGCGAAAATAA
- a CDS encoding organic hydroperoxide resistance protein, producing the protein MKPLYTADVKVIGGREGSVESTDGVLNHKLNMPKELGGPGGDGTNPEQLFAAGYGACYESALAHIARKEGVELKDVVIHSQVMIGKDDGADGFKLAVKLKIEMPGIERSQAEDLAKKAHAFCPYSKATRGNIDVELSVS; encoded by the coding sequence ATGAAACCATTATACACAGCAGATGTAAAAGTCATTGGAGGGCGTGAAGGCTCTGTTGAATCTACCGATGGGGTTCTTAATCACAAGTTAAACATGCCGAAGGAGCTTGGAGGACCGGGCGGTGACGGAACCAATCCGGAGCAGCTGTTTGCGGCCGGCTATGGCGCCTGTTACGAAAGCGCCCTGGCTCATATCGCCCGTAAAGAGGGCGTCGAGCTCAAGGACGTCGTGATCCATTCTCAGGTCATGATCGGAAAGGACGATGGCGCTGACGGTTTTAAGCTTGCGGTGAAGCTGAAGATCGAAATGCCGGGAATCGAACGAAGCCAGGCGGAGGACCTCGCGAAGAAGGCGCATGCGTTCTGCCCTTATTCCAAGGCTACCCGAGGCAACATTGACGTGGAGTTAAGCGTAAGCTAA
- a CDS encoding helix-turn-helix domain-containing protein, with product MQSIYQRIEHLIESRGMTKKAFCETLGISTGNFGDWKRGKTTPSTNKLIEIAAFFSVSLDWLIIGKGNPTRVNEARGEYEVDPESSDLPIMSGLAENEKEFIREYIEFSAYRKEKRNDKT from the coding sequence ATGCAGTCTATTTACCAACGAATCGAACATCTCATAGAAAGCCGAGGTATGACCAAGAAGGCGTTTTGTGAAACCCTCGGGATCAGCACAGGAAATTTTGGTGATTGGAAGAGGGGGAAAACAACGCCGAGTACAAATAAATTGATTGAGATTGCTGCATTCTTTTCCGTAAGCTTGGATTGGTTGATTATTGGCAAGGGCAACCCTACCCGCGTCAATGAAGCGCGTGGGGAGTACGAAGTGGACCCGGAATCATCCGATCTTCCCATCATGTCCGGATTGGCAGAGAATGAGAAGGAGTTTATCCGGGAATACATCGAGTTTTCGGCATACCGGAAGGAAAAACGAAACGATAAGACCTAG
- a CDS encoding alpha/beta hydrolase, producing MNRYQQLVVEDRELTLYLPPSYHESDRSYPVAYVQDQGDMFTDCLNYLNHLFAAGQLVEVILVGISSTNRNREYTPWPAEPLLEGNPPFGGEGRAYVDEVADVIKAYIDRQYRTLAAPEHTAIIGGSFGGLISMFAGYWRPETFGRIGMLSASLWYDGVMGYIREQGELPAGLRVYMSVGQLEGAYKNNAQKHMYPNNVEAHRFWIEQGVSPERLQLAVDPDGTHDPIFMARRFPDALRWLFVKEEYDQESEMVRANCNNHEKDPLFCIPGTVTWSMQSDVTGREYRIFIAEPMGPPPEGGYPVLYSLDANATFGTLAEAIRLQSRTPRGIPSALIVGIGFDSDSPIVSSERFYNFTEYAEDHELPVRPNGLDWPETGGVEAFLTFIEFQLKPAVERQYAVNRSKQALFGHSLGGFFTLYTLFTRPETFSRYIAACPSVWWKNYALYKRWEEGKLRLQQSGQRKELRLYVGAEEKPSMVQDARELYAFLKGHDEVVETTFHEIEGEGHVSVLPALISPLLRFVNA from the coding sequence ATGAATCGTTATCAACAGCTGGTGGTTGAGGACAGGGAACTCACACTGTATTTGCCTCCTTCCTATCATGAGTCGGACCGTTCTTATCCTGTTGCCTACGTACAGGATCAAGGAGATATGTTCACGGACTGTCTCAATTATCTGAACCATCTGTTTGCAGCAGGCCAACTCGTCGAGGTCATCCTGGTCGGGATTTCGTCAACAAATCGAAACCGTGAGTACACGCCTTGGCCGGCCGAGCCGCTGCTGGAGGGCAATCCGCCTTTCGGCGGGGAGGGCAGAGCTTATGTCGATGAGGTGGCGGATGTCATCAAGGCGTACATAGACAGACAGTACCGTACACTCGCAGCGCCCGAACATACAGCCATCATTGGTGGTTCCTTTGGCGGTTTGATCTCGATGTTCGCGGGGTATTGGCGTCCCGAGACCTTCGGACGGATCGGGATGCTGTCGGCTTCGTTATGGTATGACGGGGTTATGGGTTACATCAGGGAGCAGGGGGAATTGCCTGCCGGGCTGAGGGTATATATGTCCGTTGGACAGTTGGAAGGCGCATATAAGAACAATGCGCAGAAACATATGTATCCGAATAACGTCGAGGCGCATCGATTCTGGATCGAACAAGGGGTGAGCCCCGAGCGGCTCCAACTGGCGGTAGATCCTGATGGGACCCATGATCCCATTTTTATGGCCAGAAGATTTCCGGATGCGCTGCGGTGGTTGTTCGTCAAGGAAGAATATGACCAAGAATCTGAGATGGTGCGAGCTAACTGCAATAACCACGAAAAGGATCCTCTGTTTTGCATACCGGGAACGGTGACATGGTCCATGCAATCCGACGTCACAGGCCGCGAATACCGTATTTTCATTGCCGAACCGATGGGACCACCACCTGAAGGCGGTTATCCTGTATTATATTCGCTGGATGCCAATGCGACCTTCGGAACGCTTGCGGAGGCAATCCGACTGCAATCCCGGACCCCCCGCGGCATTCCCTCGGCGCTTATTGTCGGGATCGGCTTTGATAGTGACAGTCCGATCGTGAGCAGCGAGCGTTTTTACAACTTTACTGAATATGCTGAAGACCATGAATTGCCGGTCCGCCCTAACGGATTGGATTGGCCGGAAACAGGCGGCGTCGAAGCATTCCTTACGTTCATCGAGTTTCAGCTGAAGCCGGCCGTGGAGCGGCAATACGCGGTGAATCGTTCGAAGCAGGCGCTGTTCGGGCACTCGCTCGGTGGTTTTTTCACCTTGTATACATTATTCACCAGACCGGAGACCTTTTCGCGGTATATTGCGGCTTGTCCCTCGGTGTGGTGGAAGAACTACGCGCTGTACAAACGGTGGGAAGAGGGGAAGCTCCGTTTACAACAGAGCGGACAGCGTAAAGAGCTGCGTCTGTATGTTGGAGCTGAGGAGAAGCCGTCCATGGTTCAAGACGCCAGGGAACTCTATGCATTCCTCAAAGGGCATGATGAGGTGGTGGAGACTACGTTCCATGAAATTGAGGGAGAAGGCCACGTCTCGGTGCTGCCTGCTCTGATAAGCCCTCTGCTTCGTTTTGTGAACGCGTAA
- a CDS encoding ABC transporter substrate-binding protein, translated as MKRMKWVLGLLLVFALVLSACGGGSEAKDTDGASANNAAESANTAGEENASKEEAAPASSDTKVVKYLDQEYTLPAKTERIVITGAVEAMEDAIVLEVNPVGAISFSGKFPPMFESITKNAQSVGEKMEPNFETILSLKPDVILASSKAKPEVIEQLNKIAPTIPYSHISTNWESNLKLLGELSGKQEQAEQAIAKYKESLEEVKATIGDSLKDKKVLALRIRAGEMYIYPAGVFFNPVLYEDLGIEVPAEVAAAKAQELISKEKIAEMNPDYVFVQFSPDENKDTPNALEELQNDPIMKNLNAFKNGTAFVNVVDPLAQGGTAYSKIEFLKAAVDSLTK; from the coding sequence ATGAAACGAATGAAATGGGTCTTGGGGTTATTGCTGGTATTTGCGTTGGTACTGTCCGCCTGCGGTGGAGGCAGCGAGGCTAAAGATACAGACGGAGCTAGCGCGAATAATGCAGCAGAGAGCGCGAACACAGCCGGGGAGGAAAACGCTTCGAAAGAAGAAGCGGCTCCAGCATCGTCCGATACTAAAGTTGTGAAATATCTCGATCAGGAATATACGCTTCCTGCCAAGACGGAGCGCATCGTTATCACCGGTGCCGTTGAAGCCATGGAGGATGCCATTGTGCTGGAAGTAAACCCGGTTGGGGCCATTAGCTTCTCGGGTAAATTCCCGCCGATGTTTGAATCGATTACGAAGAACGCCCAGTCGGTTGGCGAGAAAATGGAGCCGAATTTCGAAACGATCCTGTCTTTGAAGCCGGATGTGATTTTGGCATCGTCCAAAGCCAAGCCTGAAGTCATTGAACAGTTAAATAAAATCGCACCCACGATTCCGTACTCCCATATATCGACCAACTGGGAGAGCAACCTGAAATTGCTCGGCGAGTTAAGCGGCAAACAGGAACAAGCGGAACAGGCAATCGCGAAATATAAAGAGAGCTTGGAAGAAGTCAAAGCGACGATTGGAGATAGCCTGAAGGACAAGAAAGTTCTGGCGCTTCGGATTCGTGCGGGCGAGATGTACATCTATCCGGCAGGCGTGTTCTTTAACCCGGTATTGTATGAGGATTTGGGGATTGAAGTACCGGCTGAAGTAGCGGCAGCCAAAGCACAGGAACTGATCTCGAAAGAGAAAATTGCAGAGATGAATCCGGATTATGTATTTGTCCAATTCTCGCCAGATGAGAATAAGGATACGCCGAATGCTTTGGAAGAACTTCAGAATGATCCGATCATGAAGAACTTGAATGCATTCAAGAACGGGACCGCTTTTGTCAACGTGGTGGATCCACTGGCTCAAGGCGGAACCGCGTACAGCAAAATCGAGTTTCTGAAAGCTGCAGTCGATAGCTTGACAAAGTAA